In Elusimicrobiota bacterium, the genomic window TGATAAAATTAACATTTTTAATTTTATCTTTAAAATTCTGGTTATAAAGTTTTTGAACAAAAGAACTTGTAAAAAAAACTGTTTTTATTGTGGGGTGACTATATAACATTTTAGGAATATCATTGAATAATATCGGAACTAAATTAGAATCGGAAGCATTATGATCAATCCTTTGACAAACTTTTATAATATCAGTTAATCCTACTTCTAGTTCAGTAAAAAGTTTCCTTTTCTTCGCTAAAGAAGACATATCCCGGTATGACCCGTACAAACATTCCATTATTTTCCAAAACTGGCTGTATTTACTTCCGTAAAACCATGGAGTTTTCCATATCCTGCGCGGCCCCGGAAAGCTTCCGACAATTAAATATTTTATATTTTTTGGAAAAAAATCCTTAAAAGGATGGCTTTCAGCTGTCTTTTTGTCTTTCATAAGGGTACATGATCCTTCGATTCGCCCTTTGACTAGGATCAGGGCTCACTCAGGATACTTCGATAGTTATCTCGAAAAAACCTTCGTTCTTAAGAGTCGATCCACGAAGTACTGAG contains:
- a CDS encoding DNA-deoxyinosine glycosylase, whose amino-acid sequence is MKDKKTAESHPFKDFFPKNIKYLIVGSFPGPRRIWKTPWFYGSKYSQFWKIMECLYGSYRDMSSLAKKRKLFTELEVGLTDIIKVCQRIDHNASDSNLVPILFNDIPKMLYSHPTIKTVFFTSSFVQKLYNQNFKDKIKNVNFIILPSPSPRFARMSLKSKILAYEKHFPKK